The Ramlibacter algicola genome segment TCGGCGCCTCCGAAGCGGCGCGCGCGACCGCCGATGGCTACACGCTGTTCATCGGAACGAGCGCCACCAACGGCACCAACCCGAGCACCTTCAAGGAACTTCGCTACAAGCCCGACACCGACTTCGCGCCGGTGGCCCTGCTCGCGACGGCGCCGCTGATGATCATCGTGAATCCCTCGGTGCCGGCGAAGACGCTGCCCGAGCTGGTGAAGTACGTGAAGGCGAACCCGGGCAAGGTCAACTACGCCAGCACCGGCAATGGCGGCTCCGTGCACCTGACCACCGAGCTGTTCGCGCTGCAGACGGGCACGTCGCTGACGCACGTCGTCTACAAGGGCAGCGCTCCCGCGCTGAACGATCTCATGGGCGGCCACGTCCAGCTGATGTTCGACAACGTCCCGTCCGCGGCGCCGCTGGCCGCGGCCGGCAAGGTACGTGCGCTGGCCGTCACGAGCACCAAGCGCACCGCGCTGGCACCCGACGTCCCCACGGTGGCCGAGACCGCCGTGCCGAACTTCGAGTCGCTCTCCTGGATCGCGCTCTACGCGCCCGCGGGCACACCGCCGGCGATCGTCAAGCAACTGAACGACGCCGTGAACGCGGGCCTGAAGAACGCCAAGCTGCTGACCACGTTCGAGAAGGCGGGCCTCGACCCGGTGGGTGGCACGCCGGACTCGCTGGCGCGCTACCAGGCCGCCGAGATCGCGAAGTGGGCCGACGTCGTGAAGACGATCAAGTACGTGCCGGAGTGAGCACGGCGGCAGCGACCTGGATCACGAATCACAACAACGGGAGACAACCCT includes the following:
- a CDS encoding Bug family tripartite tricarboxylate transporter substrate binding protein codes for the protein MKSLPRRAVLAAAMAACATAAFPAAAASWPERPLKIIVPYPPGGITDIVGRSIAERLSETLRQPVVVDNRAGAGGTIGASEAARATADGYTLFIGTSATNGTNPSTFKELRYKPDTDFAPVALLATAPLMIIVNPSVPAKTLPELVKYVKANPGKVNYASTGNGGSVHLTTELFALQTGTSLTHVVYKGSAPALNDLMGGHVQLMFDNVPSAAPLAAAGKVRALAVTSTKRTALAPDVPTVAETAVPNFESLSWIALYAPAGTPPAIVKQLNDAVNAGLKNAKLLTTFEKAGLDPVGGTPDSLARYQAAEIAKWADVVKTIKYVPE